The nucleotide window TCTGTCCGCCACGGAGGAGGAGCTGGAGGAAGCGAAGGCTACGGAGTCCAGGCAGTATGAGGATATGAAAAAGCGGATTCAATATATGTATGAAAACCGCGATGCCGGCTTTGTGGGATTGATATTTTCCGAAGAAAGCCTGTCCGGTATCATGAATAAGGCTGAATATGCCATGGACATGGCCGGATATGACAGAAGGATGCTGACGGAATATAAAGAGACGAAGGAGCTGGTGGCTCAAAAGGAGAATGATCTTTTGGAGGAGCAGGATGCTCTGGAGCAGGTTGTGCGGGATACGGAGCAGAAGAGGAACGAGGTGCTCGCGGCCATCGGGGAGACGGCAGAGAAGATGGAGGCCTGCGCGGGAAACCTGGAGGATACCGAGGGACAGCTGGCGCAGTACCGGTCGGAGCTGCAGCAGAAGGAGCTGGAGGCGGAGAATCAGATGGCGGAGCTTACAGACGACGGGACCCAGGTCGCGGACGGCGGCTCCGGCAGCGGAAACAACGGGATGGGAGGAAACGAGAACGGCGGGGGGAGTACGGCGGCGGCCGACAAACCCAGCGAAGGAGACGGAAGCACAGAAACTCCGGTGAAGCCTTCCGATTCCCCCACGGAGGCGCCCACCCAGGCGCCGACAGAAGCTCCCACCCAGGCCCCGACGGAAGCACCGACAGAGGCGCCGACAGAAGCCCCGACGGAAGCACCGACTCAGGCGCCTGATCCCGGTGAAGACGAAATCGATTATACAGCCTATACCGACTTGGAGCTGATGGCCGCCATGATTTATCGTGAGGCCAATATGGAACCTTGGGAAGGCAAGGTGGCTGTGGGGAATGTGATCATGAACCGGATTCGGAGCAGCCGATATCCCAACACCATGCTGGGAGTGCTGTCCCAGCCCTATCAGTTCAGTCCATGGGGATATCCGAAGTATATCAATGCCCTAAAGAACGGGGTGAACGCAACCTGCAGGCAGGCGGCGGAGGCGGCCATGAACGGGACGGAAAACTACATCGGGGACCTGCTTCACTTCCGCACCATAGCCCCCGGATACGAGGGAATTAAGATTGGCGGCCATGTTTTTTATTGAATATTAAAACGGCATAGAGCTATTTCCAAAAGCGGCATGGTTTTTGCTATGCCGTTTTTA belongs to Qiania dongpingensis and includes:
- a CDS encoding cell wall hydrolase, with protein sequence MKKNAGNRIRRICLSLSVMIAAAGALSSSAAGDDLQRAGDKVESAEEQAKDLKEAGERLESYLEELNTQLDQLTSDMEELARQKEELNGRLSATEEELEEAKATESRQYEDMKKRIQYMYENRDAGFVGLIFSEESLSGIMNKAEYAMDMAGYDRRMLTEYKETKELVAQKENDLLEEQDALEQVVRDTEQKRNEVLAAIGETAEKMEACAGNLEDTEGQLAQYRSELQQKELEAENQMAELTDDGTQVADGGSGSGNNGMGGNENGGGSTAAADKPSEGDGSTETPVKPSDSPTEAPTQAPTEAPTQAPTEAPTEAPTEAPTEAPTQAPDPGEDEIDYTAYTDLELMAAMIYREANMEPWEGKVAVGNVIMNRIRSSRYPNTMLGVLSQPYQFSPWGYPKYINALKNGVNATCRQAAEAAMNGTENYIGDLLHFRTIAPGYEGIKIGGHVFY